A single region of the Xenopus laevis strain J_2021 chromosome 4L, Xenopus_laevis_v10.1, whole genome shotgun sequence genome encodes:
- the LOC108704030 gene encoding protein bicaudal D homolog 2 isoform X2, translating to MALNTAEEEEYERLLLESGAEWLRGEVRRLLRELAETTREKIQAAEYGLAVLEEKQQLKQQMDELEAECETERHELEQLKEAFGQVHSNNKRVARDGESREETLIQESQTKEEYYMKKVLELQTELKQSKNIVTNTLSENERLNSVAQELRELNQNIEAQRGRLRDDIKECKFRESRLLQDYTELEEENISLQKQVSVLKQNQVEFEGLKHEIKRLEEETEFQNSQLEDAIRLKEISERQLEEALETLKSEREQKNNLRKELSNYMNINDSMYSNHLNLSLDGLKFSDETSEPNNDDLMNGYEQNGVIRMNGNNKMSTPKKMELGNPAPSLVSDLLSELNISEIQKLKQQLMQVEREKVGLLSTLQESQKQLENTRGALSEQHDKVCRLTENLDAMKKLHATKERQSALDNEKERDSNEDGDYYEVDINGPEILECKYKVAVSEIRDLKEELKSVKAKYEEYECKYNEEKNRYESDTQVMTEKISVMEKTTRQDRDQVLRLEKQLKKVTDVAGESQGSLTVAQDELVTFSEELANLYNHVCMCNNETPNRVMLDYYKEGKGGRCSPEGRGRRSPILLSKGLLNSENGHNDPGSPASPLPSPVSDLRREPMNIYNLVAIIRDQIKHLQAAVDRTTELSRQQVASQELGPAVDKDKEALMEDILKLKSLLSTKREQIATLRTVLKANKQCFRRDAADLLLLIGYGAELGAVIDCERADPVGVNVSVLLLQTAEVALANLKSKYENEKAMVTETMMKLRNELKALKEDAATFSSLRAMFATRCDEYVTQLDEMQRQLAAAEDEKKTLNSLLRMAIQQKLALTQRLEHLELDHEQARRTRTKSASKTKSSNPSVANILPLSRPSAFK from the exons GCCTTCGGACAAGTCCATAGTAACAACAAGAGAGTAGCGAGAGATGGAGAGAGCCGAGAGGAGACGCTGATCCAGGAATCCCAAACTAAGGAGGAATATTATATGAAAAAGGTTCTGGAGCTGCAGACGGAGCtcaaacagtccaaaaacatTGTGACCAACACCCTGTCTGAGAATGAGAGACTCAACTCTGTGGCACAAGAACTGAGAGAG CTGAATCAGAACATTGAAGCCCAAAGAGGCCGCCTGCGAGATGACATCAAAGAGTGCAAGTTCCGAGAATCCCGACTGCTCCAGGACTATACGGAGCTGGAGGAGGAGAATATCTCCCTGCAGAAACAAGTTTCCGTCCTGAAACAGAACCAG GTGGAATTTGAGGGTCTGAAGCATGAGATCAAGCGGCTGGAGGAAGAGACGGAATTCCAGAACAGCCAGTTGGAAGATGCCATCCGGCTGAAGGAGATTTCCGAGCGGCAGCTGGAGGAGGCGCTGGAGACGTTGAAAAGCGAACGcgagcagaagaacaacttgcgCAAGGAGCTCTCGAACTACATGAACATTAACGACTCCATGTACAGCAACCACCTCAACCTGTCTCTAGACGGCCTGAAATTCAGCGACGAAACCTCGGAGCCCAACAACGACGACCTCATGAATGGCTATGAGCAGAATGGGGTTATCAGAATGAACGGCAACAACAAAATGTCCACTCCCAAAAAGATGGAATTGGGGAACCCAGCACCCAGCCTTGTGTCTGATCTCCTCAGTGAGCTGAACATCTCCGAGATACAGAAACTGAAACAGCAGCTGATGCAG GTGGAAAGAGAGAAAGTCGGCCTACTGTCCACCCTTCAGGAGTCGCAGAAGCAGTTGGAGAACACTAGAGGGGCGCTCTCGGAGCAGCACGACAAAGTCTGCCGCCTGACCGAAAACCTAGACGCCATGAAGAAACTCCATGCCACCAAGGAACGACAGTCTGCTCTGGACAACGAGAAAGAGCGGGACAGCAACGAAGATGGAGATTATTACGAAGTCGACATCAATGGGCCTGAGATTCTCGAGTGCAAGTACAAAGTTGCAGTGTCAGAAATCCGTGACCTGAAAGAGGAACTGAAGAGTGTGAAGGCCAAGTATGAAGAGTACGAGTGTAAGTACAACGAGGAGAAGAACAGGTATGAGAGCGACACCCAGGTGATGACAGAAAAGATCTCTGTGATGGAAAAGACCACACGGCAAGACCGAGACCAGGTACTGAGGCTGGAGAAGCAGCTAAAGAAAGTGACAGATGTAGCCGGCGAGAGCCAGGGCAGTCTAACAGTAGCCCAGGATGAGCTAGTCACGTTCAGTGAAGAACTGGCCAACTTGTACAATCATGTCTGTATGTGCAACAATGAGACACCCAACCGGGTCATGCTTGACTACTACAAAGAGGGCAAAGGTGGGAGGTGCAGCCCTGAAGGCAGAGGCCGTCGATCACCCATACTGCTTTCCAAAGGTCTTTTAAATTCAGAGAACGGCCATAACGATCCCGGATCTCCTGCATCACCCCTTCCATCTCCCGTGTCCGATCTGCGGAGAGAACCCATGAACATTTACAATCTCGTCGCTATCATTCGTGATCAGATAAAACACCTCCAGGCTGCTGTGGACAGGACAACAGAATTGTCGCGGCAGCAGGTGGCGAGTCAGGAACTTGGACCGGCCGTGGATAAAGACAAGGAGGCTCTCATGGAAGACATCTTGAAGCTGAAGTCTCTTCTGAGCACCAAGAGGGAACAGATAGCCACTCTACGGACTGTGCTTAAAGCCAACAAACAG TGTTTCAGACGTGATGCTGCTGATCTCCTGCTACTGATTGGATATGGGGCAGAACTTGGTGCCGTTATAGACTGCGAGAGAGCCGACCCCGTTGGAGTAAATGTCTCTGTGCTTCTGTTACAGACGGCAGAGGTGGCCTTGGCCAATCTAAAGAGCAAGTATGAGAATGAGAAGGCGATGGTTACGGAGACGATGATGAAGCTGCGCAACGAGCTGAAGGCATTAAAGGAAGACGCTGCCACCTTCTCCTCTCTCAGGGCCATGTTTGCCACAAG ATGCGATGAGTACGTCACTCAGCTGGACGAAATGCAGAGGCAGCTGGCGGCGGCGGAAGACGAGAAGAAGACATTGAACTCCCTGCTCCGCATGGCCATCCAGCAGAAACTGGCGCTCACCCAGCGATTGGAGCATTTGGAACTTGATCACGAGCAGGCGAGACGCACCCGCACAAAGTCAGCGTCAAAAACCAAAAGCAGTAACCCTAGT GTTGCCAACATCTTGCCATTGTCACGTCCATCTGCCTTTAAATAG
- the LOC108704030 gene encoding protein bicaudal D homolog 2 isoform X3 has translation MALNTAEEEEYERLLLESGAEWLRGEVRRLLRELAETTREKIQAAEYGLAVLEEKQQLKQQMDELEAECETERHELEQLKEAFGQVHSNNKRVARDGESREETLIQESQTKEEYYMKKVLELQTELKQSKNIVTNTLSENERLNSVAQELRELNQNIEAQRGRLRDDIKECKFRESRLLQDYTELEEENISLQKQVSVLKQNQVEFEGLKHEIKRLEEETEFQNSQLEDAIRLKEISERQLEEALETLKSEREQKNNLRKELSNYMNINDSMYSNHLNLSLDGLKFSDETSEPNNDDLMNGYEQNGVIRMNGNNKMSTPKKMELGNPAPSLVSDLLSELNISEIQKLKQQLMQVEREKVGLLSTLQESQKQLENTRGALSEQHDKVCRLTENLDAMKKLHATKERQSALDNEKERDSNEDGDYYEVDINGPEILECKYKVAVSEIRDLKEELKSVKAKYEEYECKYNEEKNRYESDTQVMTEKISVMEKTTRQDRDQVLRLEKQLKKVTDVAGESQGSLTVAQDELVTFSEELANLYNHVCMCNNETPNRVMLDYYKEGKGGRCSPEGRGRRSPILLSKGLLNSENGHNDPGSPASPLPSPVSDLRREPMNIYNLVAIIRDQIKHLQAAVDRTTELSRQQVASQELGPAVDKDKEALMEDILKLKSLLSTKREQIATLRTVLKANKQCFRRDAADLLLLIGYGAELGAVIDCERADPVGVNVSVLLLQTAEVALANLKSKYENEKAMVTETMMKLRNELKALKEDAATFSSLRAMFATRCDEYVTQLDEMQRQLAAAEDEKKTLNSLLRMAIQQKLALTQRLEHLELDHEQARRTRTKSASKTKSSNPSL, from the exons GCCTTCGGACAAGTCCATAGTAACAACAAGAGAGTAGCGAGAGATGGAGAGAGCCGAGAGGAGACGCTGATCCAGGAATCCCAAACTAAGGAGGAATATTATATGAAAAAGGTTCTGGAGCTGCAGACGGAGCtcaaacagtccaaaaacatTGTGACCAACACCCTGTCTGAGAATGAGAGACTCAACTCTGTGGCACAAGAACTGAGAGAG CTGAATCAGAACATTGAAGCCCAAAGAGGCCGCCTGCGAGATGACATCAAAGAGTGCAAGTTCCGAGAATCCCGACTGCTCCAGGACTATACGGAGCTGGAGGAGGAGAATATCTCCCTGCAGAAACAAGTTTCCGTCCTGAAACAGAACCAG GTGGAATTTGAGGGTCTGAAGCATGAGATCAAGCGGCTGGAGGAAGAGACGGAATTCCAGAACAGCCAGTTGGAAGATGCCATCCGGCTGAAGGAGATTTCCGAGCGGCAGCTGGAGGAGGCGCTGGAGACGTTGAAAAGCGAACGcgagcagaagaacaacttgcgCAAGGAGCTCTCGAACTACATGAACATTAACGACTCCATGTACAGCAACCACCTCAACCTGTCTCTAGACGGCCTGAAATTCAGCGACGAAACCTCGGAGCCCAACAACGACGACCTCATGAATGGCTATGAGCAGAATGGGGTTATCAGAATGAACGGCAACAACAAAATGTCCACTCCCAAAAAGATGGAATTGGGGAACCCAGCACCCAGCCTTGTGTCTGATCTCCTCAGTGAGCTGAACATCTCCGAGATACAGAAACTGAAACAGCAGCTGATGCAG GTGGAAAGAGAGAAAGTCGGCCTACTGTCCACCCTTCAGGAGTCGCAGAAGCAGTTGGAGAACACTAGAGGGGCGCTCTCGGAGCAGCACGACAAAGTCTGCCGCCTGACCGAAAACCTAGACGCCATGAAGAAACTCCATGCCACCAAGGAACGACAGTCTGCTCTGGACAACGAGAAAGAGCGGGACAGCAACGAAGATGGAGATTATTACGAAGTCGACATCAATGGGCCTGAGATTCTCGAGTGCAAGTACAAAGTTGCAGTGTCAGAAATCCGTGACCTGAAAGAGGAACTGAAGAGTGTGAAGGCCAAGTATGAAGAGTACGAGTGTAAGTACAACGAGGAGAAGAACAGGTATGAGAGCGACACCCAGGTGATGACAGAAAAGATCTCTGTGATGGAAAAGACCACACGGCAAGACCGAGACCAGGTACTGAGGCTGGAGAAGCAGCTAAAGAAAGTGACAGATGTAGCCGGCGAGAGCCAGGGCAGTCTAACAGTAGCCCAGGATGAGCTAGTCACGTTCAGTGAAGAACTGGCCAACTTGTACAATCATGTCTGTATGTGCAACAATGAGACACCCAACCGGGTCATGCTTGACTACTACAAAGAGGGCAAAGGTGGGAGGTGCAGCCCTGAAGGCAGAGGCCGTCGATCACCCATACTGCTTTCCAAAGGTCTTTTAAATTCAGAGAACGGCCATAACGATCCCGGATCTCCTGCATCACCCCTTCCATCTCCCGTGTCCGATCTGCGGAGAGAACCCATGAACATTTACAATCTCGTCGCTATCATTCGTGATCAGATAAAACACCTCCAGGCTGCTGTGGACAGGACAACAGAATTGTCGCGGCAGCAGGTGGCGAGTCAGGAACTTGGACCGGCCGTGGATAAAGACAAGGAGGCTCTCATGGAAGACATCTTGAAGCTGAAGTCTCTTCTGAGCACCAAGAGGGAACAGATAGCCACTCTACGGACTGTGCTTAAAGCCAACAAACAG TGTTTCAGACGTGATGCTGCTGATCTCCTGCTACTGATTGGATATGGGGCAGAACTTGGTGCCGTTATAGACTGCGAGAGAGCCGACCCCGTTGGAGTAAATGTCTCTGTGCTTCTGTTACAGACGGCAGAGGTGGCCTTGGCCAATCTAAAGAGCAAGTATGAGAATGAGAAGGCGATGGTTACGGAGACGATGATGAAGCTGCGCAACGAGCTGAAGGCATTAAAGGAAGACGCTGCCACCTTCTCCTCTCTCAGGGCCATGTTTGCCACAAG ATGCGATGAGTACGTCACTCAGCTGGACGAAATGCAGAGGCAGCTGGCGGCGGCGGAAGACGAGAAGAAGACATTGAACTCCCTGCTCCGCATGGCCATCCAGCAGAAACTGGCGCTCACCCAGCGATTGGAGCATTTGGAACTTGATCACGAGCAGGCGAGACGCACCCGCACAAAGTCAGCGTCAAAAACCAAAAGCAGTAACCCTAGT ctgtag
- the LOC108704030 gene encoding protein bicaudal D homolog 2 isoform X4: MALNTAEEEEYERLLLESGAEWLRGEVRRLLRELAETTREKIQAAEYGLAVLEEKQQLKQQMDELEAECETERHELEQLKEAFGQVHSNNKRVARDGESREETLIQESQTKEEYYMKKVLELQTELKQSKNIVTNTLSENERLNSVAQELRELNQNIEAQRGRLRDDIKECKFRESRLLQDYTELEEENISLQKQVSVLKQNQVEFEGLKHEIKRLEEETEFQNSQLEDAIRLKEISERQLEEALETLKSEREQKNNLRKELSNYMNINDSMYSNHLNLSLDGLKFSDETSEPNNDDLMNGYEQNGVIRMNGNNKMSTPKKMELGNPAPSLVSDLLSELNISEIQKLKQQLMQVEREKVGLLSTLQESQKQLENTRGALSEQHDKVCRLTENLDAMKKLHATKERQSALDNEKERDSNEDGDYYEVDINGPEILECKYKVAVSEIRDLKEELKSVKAKYEEYECKYNEEKNRYESDTQVMTEKISVMEKTTRQDRDQVLRLEKQLKKVTDVAGESQGSLTVAQDELVTFSEELANLYNHVCMCNNETPNRVMLDYYKEGKGGRCSPEGRGRRSPILLSKGLLNSENGHNDPGSPASPLPSPVSDLRREPMNIYNLVAIIRDQIKHLQAAVDRTTELSRQQVASQELGPAVDKDKEALMEDILKLKSLLSTKREQIATLRTVLKANKQTAEVALANLKSKYENEKAMVTETMMKLRNELKALKEDAATFSSLRAMFATRCDEYVTQLDEMQRQLAAAEDEKKTLNSLLRMAIQQKLALTQRLEHLELDHEQARRTRTKSASKTKSSNPSVSHVHSCADRSEASLLNSQVLCSEKYKICCD; the protein is encoded by the exons GCCTTCGGACAAGTCCATAGTAACAACAAGAGAGTAGCGAGAGATGGAGAGAGCCGAGAGGAGACGCTGATCCAGGAATCCCAAACTAAGGAGGAATATTATATGAAAAAGGTTCTGGAGCTGCAGACGGAGCtcaaacagtccaaaaacatTGTGACCAACACCCTGTCTGAGAATGAGAGACTCAACTCTGTGGCACAAGAACTGAGAGAG CTGAATCAGAACATTGAAGCCCAAAGAGGCCGCCTGCGAGATGACATCAAAGAGTGCAAGTTCCGAGAATCCCGACTGCTCCAGGACTATACGGAGCTGGAGGAGGAGAATATCTCCCTGCAGAAACAAGTTTCCGTCCTGAAACAGAACCAG GTGGAATTTGAGGGTCTGAAGCATGAGATCAAGCGGCTGGAGGAAGAGACGGAATTCCAGAACAGCCAGTTGGAAGATGCCATCCGGCTGAAGGAGATTTCCGAGCGGCAGCTGGAGGAGGCGCTGGAGACGTTGAAAAGCGAACGcgagcagaagaacaacttgcgCAAGGAGCTCTCGAACTACATGAACATTAACGACTCCATGTACAGCAACCACCTCAACCTGTCTCTAGACGGCCTGAAATTCAGCGACGAAACCTCGGAGCCCAACAACGACGACCTCATGAATGGCTATGAGCAGAATGGGGTTATCAGAATGAACGGCAACAACAAAATGTCCACTCCCAAAAAGATGGAATTGGGGAACCCAGCACCCAGCCTTGTGTCTGATCTCCTCAGTGAGCTGAACATCTCCGAGATACAGAAACTGAAACAGCAGCTGATGCAG GTGGAAAGAGAGAAAGTCGGCCTACTGTCCACCCTTCAGGAGTCGCAGAAGCAGTTGGAGAACACTAGAGGGGCGCTCTCGGAGCAGCACGACAAAGTCTGCCGCCTGACCGAAAACCTAGACGCCATGAAGAAACTCCATGCCACCAAGGAACGACAGTCTGCTCTGGACAACGAGAAAGAGCGGGACAGCAACGAAGATGGAGATTATTACGAAGTCGACATCAATGGGCCTGAGATTCTCGAGTGCAAGTACAAAGTTGCAGTGTCAGAAATCCGTGACCTGAAAGAGGAACTGAAGAGTGTGAAGGCCAAGTATGAAGAGTACGAGTGTAAGTACAACGAGGAGAAGAACAGGTATGAGAGCGACACCCAGGTGATGACAGAAAAGATCTCTGTGATGGAAAAGACCACACGGCAAGACCGAGACCAGGTACTGAGGCTGGAGAAGCAGCTAAAGAAAGTGACAGATGTAGCCGGCGAGAGCCAGGGCAGTCTAACAGTAGCCCAGGATGAGCTAGTCACGTTCAGTGAAGAACTGGCCAACTTGTACAATCATGTCTGTATGTGCAACAATGAGACACCCAACCGGGTCATGCTTGACTACTACAAAGAGGGCAAAGGTGGGAGGTGCAGCCCTGAAGGCAGAGGCCGTCGATCACCCATACTGCTTTCCAAAGGTCTTTTAAATTCAGAGAACGGCCATAACGATCCCGGATCTCCTGCATCACCCCTTCCATCTCCCGTGTCCGATCTGCGGAGAGAACCCATGAACATTTACAATCTCGTCGCTATCATTCGTGATCAGATAAAACACCTCCAGGCTGCTGTGGACAGGACAACAGAATTGTCGCGGCAGCAGGTGGCGAGTCAGGAACTTGGACCGGCCGTGGATAAAGACAAGGAGGCTCTCATGGAAGACATCTTGAAGCTGAAGTCTCTTCTGAGCACCAAGAGGGAACAGATAGCCACTCTACGGACTGTGCTTAAAGCCAACAAACAG ACGGCAGAGGTGGCCTTGGCCAATCTAAAGAGCAAGTATGAGAATGAGAAGGCGATGGTTACGGAGACGATGATGAAGCTGCGCAACGAGCTGAAGGCATTAAAGGAAGACGCTGCCACCTTCTCCTCTCTCAGGGCCATGTTTGCCACAAG ATGCGATGAGTACGTCACTCAGCTGGACGAAATGCAGAGGCAGCTGGCGGCGGCGGAAGACGAGAAGAAGACATTGAACTCCCTGCTCCGCATGGCCATCCAGCAGAAACTGGCGCTCACCCAGCGATTGGAGCATTTGGAACTTGATCACGAGCAGGCGAGACGCACCCGCACAAAGTCAGCGTCAAAAACCAAAAGCAGTAACCCTAGTGTAAGTCACGTGCACTCCTGTGCGGACAGGTCCGAGGCGTCTCTGCTTAACAGCCAGGTGCTCTGCAGCGAGAAGTATAAGATCTGTTGTGACTAG
- the LOC108704030 gene encoding protein bicaudal D homolog 2 isoform X1, whose product MALNTAEEEEYERLLLESGAEWLRGEVRRLLRELAETTREKIQAAEYGLAVLEEKQQLKQQMDELEAECETERHELEQLKEAFGQVHSNNKRVARDGESREETLIQESQTKEEYYMKKVLELQTELKQSKNIVTNTLSENERLNSVAQELRELNQNIEAQRGRLRDDIKECKFRESRLLQDYTELEEENISLQKQVSVLKQNQVEFEGLKHEIKRLEEETEFQNSQLEDAIRLKEISERQLEEALETLKSEREQKNNLRKELSNYMNINDSMYSNHLNLSLDGLKFSDETSEPNNDDLMNGYEQNGVIRMNGNNKMSTPKKMELGNPAPSLVSDLLSELNISEIQKLKQQLMQVEREKVGLLSTLQESQKQLENTRGALSEQHDKVCRLTENLDAMKKLHATKERQSALDNEKERDSNEDGDYYEVDINGPEILECKYKVAVSEIRDLKEELKSVKAKYEEYECKYNEEKNRYESDTQVMTEKISVMEKTTRQDRDQVLRLEKQLKKVTDVAGESQGSLTVAQDELVTFSEELANLYNHVCMCNNETPNRVMLDYYKEGKGGRCSPEGRGRRSPILLSKGLLNSENGHNDPGSPASPLPSPVSDLRREPMNIYNLVAIIRDQIKHLQAAVDRTTELSRQQVASQELGPAVDKDKEALMEDILKLKSLLSTKREQIATLRTVLKANKQCFRRDAADLLLLIGYGAELGAVIDCERADPVGVNVSVLLLQTAEVALANLKSKYENEKAMVTETMMKLRNELKALKEDAATFSSLRAMFATRCDEYVTQLDEMQRQLAAAEDEKKTLNSLLRMAIQQKLALTQRLEHLELDHEQARRTRTKSASKTKSSNPSVSHVHSCADRSEASLLNSQVLCSEKYKICCD is encoded by the exons GCCTTCGGACAAGTCCATAGTAACAACAAGAGAGTAGCGAGAGATGGAGAGAGCCGAGAGGAGACGCTGATCCAGGAATCCCAAACTAAGGAGGAATATTATATGAAAAAGGTTCTGGAGCTGCAGACGGAGCtcaaacagtccaaaaacatTGTGACCAACACCCTGTCTGAGAATGAGAGACTCAACTCTGTGGCACAAGAACTGAGAGAG CTGAATCAGAACATTGAAGCCCAAAGAGGCCGCCTGCGAGATGACATCAAAGAGTGCAAGTTCCGAGAATCCCGACTGCTCCAGGACTATACGGAGCTGGAGGAGGAGAATATCTCCCTGCAGAAACAAGTTTCCGTCCTGAAACAGAACCAG GTGGAATTTGAGGGTCTGAAGCATGAGATCAAGCGGCTGGAGGAAGAGACGGAATTCCAGAACAGCCAGTTGGAAGATGCCATCCGGCTGAAGGAGATTTCCGAGCGGCAGCTGGAGGAGGCGCTGGAGACGTTGAAAAGCGAACGcgagcagaagaacaacttgcgCAAGGAGCTCTCGAACTACATGAACATTAACGACTCCATGTACAGCAACCACCTCAACCTGTCTCTAGACGGCCTGAAATTCAGCGACGAAACCTCGGAGCCCAACAACGACGACCTCATGAATGGCTATGAGCAGAATGGGGTTATCAGAATGAACGGCAACAACAAAATGTCCACTCCCAAAAAGATGGAATTGGGGAACCCAGCACCCAGCCTTGTGTCTGATCTCCTCAGTGAGCTGAACATCTCCGAGATACAGAAACTGAAACAGCAGCTGATGCAG GTGGAAAGAGAGAAAGTCGGCCTACTGTCCACCCTTCAGGAGTCGCAGAAGCAGTTGGAGAACACTAGAGGGGCGCTCTCGGAGCAGCACGACAAAGTCTGCCGCCTGACCGAAAACCTAGACGCCATGAAGAAACTCCATGCCACCAAGGAACGACAGTCTGCTCTGGACAACGAGAAAGAGCGGGACAGCAACGAAGATGGAGATTATTACGAAGTCGACATCAATGGGCCTGAGATTCTCGAGTGCAAGTACAAAGTTGCAGTGTCAGAAATCCGTGACCTGAAAGAGGAACTGAAGAGTGTGAAGGCCAAGTATGAAGAGTACGAGTGTAAGTACAACGAGGAGAAGAACAGGTATGAGAGCGACACCCAGGTGATGACAGAAAAGATCTCTGTGATGGAAAAGACCACACGGCAAGACCGAGACCAGGTACTGAGGCTGGAGAAGCAGCTAAAGAAAGTGACAGATGTAGCCGGCGAGAGCCAGGGCAGTCTAACAGTAGCCCAGGATGAGCTAGTCACGTTCAGTGAAGAACTGGCCAACTTGTACAATCATGTCTGTATGTGCAACAATGAGACACCCAACCGGGTCATGCTTGACTACTACAAAGAGGGCAAAGGTGGGAGGTGCAGCCCTGAAGGCAGAGGCCGTCGATCACCCATACTGCTTTCCAAAGGTCTTTTAAATTCAGAGAACGGCCATAACGATCCCGGATCTCCTGCATCACCCCTTCCATCTCCCGTGTCCGATCTGCGGAGAGAACCCATGAACATTTACAATCTCGTCGCTATCATTCGTGATCAGATAAAACACCTCCAGGCTGCTGTGGACAGGACAACAGAATTGTCGCGGCAGCAGGTGGCGAGTCAGGAACTTGGACCGGCCGTGGATAAAGACAAGGAGGCTCTCATGGAAGACATCTTGAAGCTGAAGTCTCTTCTGAGCACCAAGAGGGAACAGATAGCCACTCTACGGACTGTGCTTAAAGCCAACAAACAG TGTTTCAGACGTGATGCTGCTGATCTCCTGCTACTGATTGGATATGGGGCAGAACTTGGTGCCGTTATAGACTGCGAGAGAGCCGACCCCGTTGGAGTAAATGTCTCTGTGCTTCTGTTACAGACGGCAGAGGTGGCCTTGGCCAATCTAAAGAGCAAGTATGAGAATGAGAAGGCGATGGTTACGGAGACGATGATGAAGCTGCGCAACGAGCTGAAGGCATTAAAGGAAGACGCTGCCACCTTCTCCTCTCTCAGGGCCATGTTTGCCACAAG ATGCGATGAGTACGTCACTCAGCTGGACGAAATGCAGAGGCAGCTGGCGGCGGCGGAAGACGAGAAGAAGACATTGAACTCCCTGCTCCGCATGGCCATCCAGCAGAAACTGGCGCTCACCCAGCGATTGGAGCATTTGGAACTTGATCACGAGCAGGCGAGACGCACCCGCACAAAGTCAGCGTCAAAAACCAAAAGCAGTAACCCTAGTGTAAGTCACGTGCACTCCTGTGCGGACAGGTCCGAGGCGTCTCTGCTTAACAGCCAGGTGCTCTGCAGCGAGAAGTATAAGATCTGTTGTGACTAG